One part of the Anopheles coustani chromosome 2, idAnoCousDA_361_x.2, whole genome shotgun sequence genome encodes these proteins:
- the LOC131263106 gene encoding polypeptide N-acetylgalactosaminyltransferase 2 isoform X2, with amino-acid sequence MRRNVKVFGLISITWILVVIYYFQGDYYHNDGNRALRLRSSKAHHASSLLLSSSSTNGHNLLSSSSNSNSNSNSIFSYNSPPMTWDYFDETSYIQKGGLQRGEDPYLRNRFNQQASDGLKSNRELPDTRNAMCRRSSWSEPSSIAHLPATSVIITFHNEARSTLLRTVVSVLNRSPERLIHEIILVDDYSDFPEDGQELAKIQKVRLIRNAKREGLVRSRVTGAAAATAKVLTFLDSHCECNVNWLEPLLARVAEDPTRVVCPVIDVISMDTFQYIGASADLRGGFDWNLVFKWEYLSNAERKARQRDPTAPIRTPMIAGGLFVIDKAYFQRLGTYDTQMDIWGGENLEISFRVWQCGGSLEIIPCSRVGHVFRKRHPYTFPGGGSGNIFAKNTRRAAEVWMDEFKKYYYAAVPLATNIPFGDIDDRLQLRRELQCKPFRWYLENVYPQLSIPDRRNNGSIRQGAYCIDSLGNVAGAVVGLYSCHGNGGNQNWVLNRKGELKHHDLCLTLVKFTISAKYNSVLMKYCDDSENQQWRLKDGGLIQHRKINVCLDSRHMKERGITAERCNSALDTQHWKVVTETQ; translated from the exons ATGAGACGGAATGTGAAAGTGTTCGGCCTCATCTCCATCACGTGGATTTTGGTGGTCATCTACTACTTCCAAGGAGACTACTATCATAACGATGGCAATCGAGCGCTTCGTTTGCGCAGCAGCAAGGCACATCACGC TAGCAGCTTGttgctcagcagcagcagcacgaatGGCCACAACCTCTTGAGTAGCAGTAGCAATAGCAATAGCAATAGCAATAGTATATTTAGTTACAACTCGCCGCCCATGACGTGGGACTACTTTGACGAAACGAGCTACATTCAGAAGGGTGGTCTACAGCGCGGTGAGGATCCGTACTTAAGGAATCGCTTCAATCAGCAGGCGAGCGATGGATTGAAGAGCAACCGTGAGCTGCCGGACACGCGCAATGCGATGTGCCGCCGGTCCAGCTGGTCCGAGCCATCCAGCATTGCGCATCTGCCCGCCACCAGCGTCATTATTACGTTCCATAACGAAGCCCGCAGTACGTTGCTGCGGACGGTGGTCAGCGTGCTGAATCGTTCGCCAGAGCGTCTAATCCATGAAATCATCCTGGTGGACGACTATTCCGACTTTCCCGAAGATGGTCAGGAGCTGGCCAAGATCCAGAAGGTGCGACTGATCAGAAACGCCAAACGCGAAGGTCTGGTACGGTCTCGGGTAACCGGCGCGGCTGCGGCGACCGCCAAGGTGCTCACCTTCCTGGACAGTCACTGCGAATGCAATGTGAACTGGCTCGAGCCGCTGCTTGCACGCGTGGCCGAAGATCCGACGCGCGTCGTCTGTCCGGTGATCGATGTGATCAGCATGGACACGTTTCAGTACATCGGTGCGTCGGCCGATCTGCGCGGTGGGTTCGACTGGAACTTGGTGTTCAAGTGGGAGTACTTGAGCAATGCCGAGCGGAAGGCACGGCAGCGCGACCCGACCGCACCGATACGCACGCCGATGATCGCTGGCGGGCTGTTCGTGATCGACAAAGCGTACTTCCAGCGGCTGGGCACCTACGACACGCAGATGGACATTTGGGGTGGCGAAAATCTGGAGATTAGTTTTCGCGTGTGGCAATGTGGCGGCTCGCTGGAGATCATCCCGTGCAGCCGTGTCGGCCACGTGTTCCGCAAGCGCCATCCGTACACGTTCCCGGGTGGTGGCAGTGGGAACATATTTGCCAAAAATACGCGCCGCGCTGCCGAAGTGTGGATGGATGAGTTCAAGAAGTACTATTACGCGGCCGTTCCGCTGGCTACGAATATTCCCTTCGGAGACATCGACGATCGGTTGCAGCTGCGGAGGGAGTTACAGTGCAAACCGTTCCGCTGGTACCTGGAAAATGTGTACCCTCAGCTTAGTATACCGGATCGGCGGAACAACGGAAGCATACGGCAGGGTGCGTACTGTATAGACAGTCTTGGTAATGTTGCTGGGGCCGTCGTGGGTTTGTATAGCTGCCATGGCAACGGTGGTAACCAGAACTGGGTGCTCAATAGAAAGGGCGAACTGAAACATCATGATCTCTGTCTGACGCTGGTCAAGTTCACGATCAGTGCAAAGTACAACAGTGTGCTGATGAAATACTGTGACGATTCGGAGAACCAACAGTGGCGGCTGAAGGATGGCGGATTGATACAGCACCGGAAGATCAATGTCTGTCTCGACTCGCGCCATATGAAGGAACGAGGTATTACGGCGGAACGCTGCAACTCCGCGCTCGACACTCAACATTGGAAAGTCGTGACCGAGACACAGTGA
- the LOC131263106 gene encoding polypeptide N-acetylgalactosaminyltransferase 2 isoform X1 gives MRRNVKVFGLISITWILVVIYYFQGDYYHNDGNRALRLRSSKAHHASASSDRSFHGGTHDELTHRDNEHLSQSKDGESSSLLLSSSSTNGHNLLSSSSNSNSNSNSIFSYNSPPMTWDYFDETSYIQKGGLQRGEDPYLRNRFNQQASDGLKSNRELPDTRNAMCRRSSWSEPSSIAHLPATSVIITFHNEARSTLLRTVVSVLNRSPERLIHEIILVDDYSDFPEDGQELAKIQKVRLIRNAKREGLVRSRVTGAAAATAKVLTFLDSHCECNVNWLEPLLARVAEDPTRVVCPVIDVISMDTFQYIGASADLRGGFDWNLVFKWEYLSNAERKARQRDPTAPIRTPMIAGGLFVIDKAYFQRLGTYDTQMDIWGGENLEISFRVWQCGGSLEIIPCSRVGHVFRKRHPYTFPGGGSGNIFAKNTRRAAEVWMDEFKKYYYAAVPLATNIPFGDIDDRLQLRRELQCKPFRWYLENVYPQLSIPDRRNNGSIRQGAYCIDSLGNVAGAVVGLYSCHGNGGNQNWVLNRKGELKHHDLCLTLVKFTISAKYNSVLMKYCDDSENQQWRLKDGGLIQHRKINVCLDSRHMKERGITAERCNSALDTQHWKVVTETQ, from the coding sequence ATGAGACGGAATGTGAAAGTGTTCGGCCTCATCTCCATCACGTGGATTTTGGTGGTCATCTACTACTTCCAAGGAGACTACTATCATAACGATGGCAATCGAGCGCTTCGTTTGCGCAGCAGCAAGGCACATCACGCGTCAGCGTCCTCGGATCGCAGCTTCCACGGCGGTACTCACGACGAGCTTACGCATCGCGACAATGAACACCTGAGCCAGTCGAAGGACGGGGAAAGTAGCAGCTTGttgctcagcagcagcagcacgaatGGCCACAACCTCTTGAGTAGCAGTAGCAATAGCAATAGCAATAGCAATAGTATATTTAGTTACAACTCGCCGCCCATGACGTGGGACTACTTTGACGAAACGAGCTACATTCAGAAGGGTGGTCTACAGCGCGGTGAGGATCCGTACTTAAGGAATCGCTTCAATCAGCAGGCGAGCGATGGATTGAAGAGCAACCGTGAGCTGCCGGACACGCGCAATGCGATGTGCCGCCGGTCCAGCTGGTCCGAGCCATCCAGCATTGCGCATCTGCCCGCCACCAGCGTCATTATTACGTTCCATAACGAAGCCCGCAGTACGTTGCTGCGGACGGTGGTCAGCGTGCTGAATCGTTCGCCAGAGCGTCTAATCCATGAAATCATCCTGGTGGACGACTATTCCGACTTTCCCGAAGATGGTCAGGAGCTGGCCAAGATCCAGAAGGTGCGACTGATCAGAAACGCCAAACGCGAAGGTCTGGTACGGTCTCGGGTAACCGGCGCGGCTGCGGCGACCGCCAAGGTGCTCACCTTCCTGGACAGTCACTGCGAATGCAATGTGAACTGGCTCGAGCCGCTGCTTGCACGCGTGGCCGAAGATCCGACGCGCGTCGTCTGTCCGGTGATCGATGTGATCAGCATGGACACGTTTCAGTACATCGGTGCGTCGGCCGATCTGCGCGGTGGGTTCGACTGGAACTTGGTGTTCAAGTGGGAGTACTTGAGCAATGCCGAGCGGAAGGCACGGCAGCGCGACCCGACCGCACCGATACGCACGCCGATGATCGCTGGCGGGCTGTTCGTGATCGACAAAGCGTACTTCCAGCGGCTGGGCACCTACGACACGCAGATGGACATTTGGGGTGGCGAAAATCTGGAGATTAGTTTTCGCGTGTGGCAATGTGGCGGCTCGCTGGAGATCATCCCGTGCAGCCGTGTCGGCCACGTGTTCCGCAAGCGCCATCCGTACACGTTCCCGGGTGGTGGCAGTGGGAACATATTTGCCAAAAATACGCGCCGCGCTGCCGAAGTGTGGATGGATGAGTTCAAGAAGTACTATTACGCGGCCGTTCCGCTGGCTACGAATATTCCCTTCGGAGACATCGACGATCGGTTGCAGCTGCGGAGGGAGTTACAGTGCAAACCGTTCCGCTGGTACCTGGAAAATGTGTACCCTCAGCTTAGTATACCGGATCGGCGGAACAACGGAAGCATACGGCAGGGTGCGTACTGTATAGACAGTCTTGGTAATGTTGCTGGGGCCGTCGTGGGTTTGTATAGCTGCCATGGCAACGGTGGTAACCAGAACTGGGTGCTCAATAGAAAGGGCGAACTGAAACATCATGATCTCTGTCTGACGCTGGTCAAGTTCACGATCAGTGCAAAGTACAACAGTGTGCTGATGAAATACTGTGACGATTCGGAGAACCAACAGTGGCGGCTGAAGGATGGCGGATTGATACAGCACCGGAAGATCAATGTCTGTCTCGACTCGCGCCATATGAAGGAACGAGGTATTACGGCGGAACGCTGCAACTCCGCGCTCGACACTCAACATTGGAAAGTCGTGACCGAGACACAGTGA